TATAGAGATGTTGTTGCTGAGAATGTGAGCATGGCTGCAAGATTGGAAGGGATATCTAAAGACCCTTTTACTGGAATTTGCATGGCCAATGTCACAATTGGTTTGGCTGCAAAGCATAAGAAGCAGCCATGGACTTGCACTGATATTCAAGGGGTTACTAGTGGTGTGACTCCTCAACCATGTGATTTGTTACCTGATCAGGGTCCAAAGAAGATCACAGCTTGTGATTTTCCACCTGAGAATTTACCTATTGATATGGTGGAACTCAAGAAATGTAGTTACACCATGAAACATGCATAAGCATAACACATGAAACATGCTACctagttattatttatatatctctaGTCCTTCCTAGATTATCCAGATACTATTGCTCAAGTTGTGAAATGAACTCTGTTAAACTATGTTATTTATAGAGTTTCTTTGACTTTGTTTTTCCCCTCTTCAACTTTATTTATGTTCAATGCAAACATTCAAAGTTATCAAAACTCTCGAATTAACTCGTAAACTCGTAGCTTTACAAGGTTAAGTCCTCATGAAGCATACAAATATACGAGTTTAGGTAAACATTTGAGTTTGATTACCTTGTTAACATCAATAAAAACTTTTCTACAGACTTCTTTTACTTAAGcaacaatatttatttattttttctttcaaatattttgGACAATAACAAACCCTTACACTTTATGACATACAGTTAGATATTATTATCAGTTTCTGTATCCAAAGCTTAAAGGATCTTGTGTATATTCTCCTCATCTAGCAGTAACAGTTCAGTAAATCAAAGTATGGTCCCTAAGTCTATGCTAAACCTTCTAGTAATGTTGGGCATCTTTTGATCCTTTCCGCATAGTATCTCACAATGAATCTTAGTATCTCCAATATGTTTCAAATCATGTAGAGATCTTCAACTTTTCAAGTAGTCTCATATCATAGCTCTTAAAAGGAGTCATCAAGTATTTCAGTCACTATGCATATACAACAGTTAATGCAAGCTTTCAGTAAATTGGTGGATCAGGATTGAACTTCAAAGATTCTCTCCAGATGAGTTCCTTGATGTCTTCTTCAGTGAATGACGGTTGCTCAAAGTCGAAACTGAACGGTCTTAGACAAACAGGTTCCTCATTAATATCATGGAGTGGTGCCATGTAAGGATGGCACAAAGCTTCATCAACTGTAAAGTATCAAAAGTAACTAGtaacatcaataaaaatacagaCAATGAAATCCTGTCATATACAAAAGCCTAAAAATCATTTTGAACATTAATGAATTCACAATtatttgcatgttcttttacCTGTAATGCGCTTGCTTGGATCAAAGATGAGCATCTTTTCTAGCAAATCAATGGCACCAGCAGAAATGTTGGGAAATTTAGCAGAAAAATTTTGCTTTGGACATTGTGGAAGCTGTTTTACATATCTACGAGCATTATCACTTCGAAGAAATCCGAGGCTGGCATCGTCAGGTGAACCTACCAGCTTTAAGAAAGCAACAGAAACTTTGTCATAATTGAGCTAATTTTAAATCAACATGAGAAGGTCTGAAAAATGATCAAAACATTAAGGCAGTGACGCCGTCCGAGTAGATATTGACACATAAATTGACAATCATTTCAAGTTATAGAATCAGAACTCTAAATTACACATGATCCAAAGGTAAAATCTAAAATgaaaaaacaagaacaagaaattcAAACACAAATATAATAAGTCTCAAAAGATTGTGTTAGCAATTCAAGAGTTACAGTAAAAGGTTTCATTCAAGATATCTAGTTAATACCTCTGTGATCAGTCTCAGCTGATGAACATAATCTCTCCCCGGAAAGAGGGGCTGCCTTGTCATGATTTCACCGAGTATGCAACCAACCGACCATATATCAATAGCTGCTGTATATTCAGAACAGTTAAGAAGCAACTCCGGAGCTCGATACCATCGAGTAACCACATACTCGGTCATAAAATCAGTTTCAGAGGTAGTTCTAGCAAGACCAAAGTCTGCAATCTTAAGGTCACAATTGGCATTCAGTAGCAAGTTACTAGGCTTTAGATCACGGTGCAAAACATTCGCCGAATGTACATATTTGAGCCCTCGTAACAACTGATATAGAAAATACTGCAAACAAAAATTGTATAAATAGCCTTAAATATTAAGTCTAATATGCTATAGAGGTCATACCATAACATATGGGATAGAGCAATTCACTGTAATACTGTAATAGGTGATGTATGACACAGTACCTATTATATTATATGTCCTCCAAGGATCTCCATAGATTTTCAGAGcacattttaaataataaatacatgTGGCTATATACTCTCACG
This sequence is a window from Arachis duranensis cultivar V14167 chromosome 2, aradu.V14167.gnm2.J7QH, whole genome shotgun sequence. Protein-coding genes within it:
- the LOC107472746 gene encoding mitogen-activated protein kinase homolog MMK2 encodes the protein MSVDSAEHSIRGVATHGGRYVQYNIYGNLFEVSTKYVPPIRPVGRGAYGIVCAAVNAETHEEVAIKKVGNAFDNRIDAKRTLREIKLLRHMDHENVMSIKDIIRPPQKENFNDVYIVSELMDTDLHQIIRSNQPLTDDHCRYFLYQLLRGLKYVHSANVLHRDLKPSNLLLNANCDLKIADFGLARTTSETDFMTEYVVTRWYRAPELLLNCSEYTAAIDIWSVGCILGEIMTRQPLFPGRDYVHQLRLITELVGSPDDASLGFLRSDNARRYVKQLPQCPKQNFSAKFPNISAGAIDLLEKMLIFDPSKRITVDEALCHPYMAPLHDINEEPVCLRPFSFDFEQPSFTEEDIKELIWRESLKFNPDPPIY